Proteins co-encoded in one Girardinichthys multiradiatus isolate DD_20200921_A chromosome 11, DD_fGirMul_XY1, whole genome shotgun sequence genomic window:
- the mpzl2b gene encoding myelin protein zero-like protein 2b encodes MLYHMDRIWLLVFLGGFVVPELHHVWGIEIYTTKEVEAVNGTNVKLKCTFSSTHPVSPQTVTVSWMFRPINSQIAVRMFYYQEVPYPPDQGLFKGHAVWSGDINGKDASVTLHEVQPTFNGTYICQVANPPDAHGNTGETVLRVVDKVSLSEIGLLAAIVGGSCGVILVLLSIFVAVRFYRRRQKERFTEMEIAEYIKKEPTVCSPAEAVHLTALKMEIEVGSSDDQESKPSNGDDKEEKGLGDGDDEDDDNDKPNKMIK; translated from the exons TGCATCATGTTTGGGGAATAGAAATTTATACTACAAAGGAGGTGGAAGCAGTCAATGGGACCAATGTGAAACTGAAGTGCACCTTCAGTTCCACTCATCCCGTGTCACCTCAGACAGTTACAGTATCATGGATGTTCCGGCCCATTAATTCACAAATTGCTGTGCGT ATGTTTTACTATCAAGAGGTTCCATATCCTCCTGATCAAGGGCTTTTTAAAGGGCATGCAGTGTGGTCAGGAGATATAAATGGAAAAGATGCCTCCGTCACCTTGCATGAGGTCCAGCCCACCTTTAACGGTACCTACATCTGTCAGGTGGCCAACCCTCCAGATGCCCACGGCAATACTGGAGAAACCGTCCTTAGAGTCGTCGACAAAG TATCCCTCTCTGAGATTGGCCTCCTGGCAGCCATTGTCGGAGGTTCCTGCGGCGTCATCCTGGTCCTCCTTAGTATCTTTGTTGCTGTGAGGTTTTACAGGAGGAGACAAAAGGAGAGGTTCACTGAGATGGAAATTGCCGAGTACATCAAGAAAGAACCCACTGTGTG TTCACCTGCAGAGGCAGTTCACCTGACAGctctgaaaatggaaatagaAGTTGGTAGTTCGGACGACCAGGAGTCTAAACCAAGCAATGGGGATGATAAAGAGGAGAAAGGTCTTGGGGATGGTGACGATGAGGATGACGACAATGATAAACCTAATAAGATGATTAAATAA
- the scn4bb gene encoding sodium channel, voltage-gated, type IV, beta b: MEVRWIGVEPSKLGSPYAAFTLLLGVWSAQGLEMSVGKVPFLEAVNGSTVMLPCTYASCIGIKDLYFNWQYNDNGTMQKVCDAVIPTEAVEPNVNIFKDRVEFIGKNHKNNISILIWNITFEDGGLYTCFGRNPKEKNKNHSAVFHLIVVDELRVVDNTLTIIIASAVGGTIAFLMAFMLLKNLTLFVLAKLEEKNKECLVSSSGIDNTENGLSGSKPDSKPTPKKK, from the exons ATGGAAGTCCGGTGGATTGGGGTTGAACCCTCCAAGCTGGGCTCTCCATATGCAGCCTTCACATTGCTGCTTG GTGTTTGGTCTGCTCAGGGCCTGGAAATGTCAGTAGGGAAAGTTCCCTTCTTGGAAGCAGTGAACGGCAGCACAGTCATGTTGCCTTGCACGTATGCCAGCTGTATTGGCATCAAAGACCTCTACTTTAACTGGCAATACAACGATAACGGCACAATGCAAAAG GTGTGCGATGCTGTGATACCAACAGAGGCCGTGGAAccaaatgtaaatatatttaaagacaGAGTGGAGTTTATAGGAAAGAATCATAAGAATAACATCTCCATCTTGATATGGAATATAACCTTCGAGGACGGAGGCCTGTACACGTGTTTTGGGCGTAATCCAAAAGAGAAGAACAAAAATCACAGTGCGGTCTTCCACCTTATTGTGGTGGATGAGT TGAGGGTGGTGGACAACACGCTGACCATCATTATAGCCTCGGCTGTAGGTGGAACCATCGCGTTCTTGATGGCCTTCATGTTACTCAAGAACCTTACTCTGTTTGTTCTTGCCAAACTTGAGGAGAAAAA TAAGGAGTGCCTTGTATCTTCATCAGGGATCGACAACACTGAGAACGGCCTCTCAGGATCCAAACCTGATTCTAAACCAACGCCAAAAAAGAAATGA